Genomic window (Sediminispirochaeta smaragdinae DSM 11293):
AACCATCGTCGGGGATATGAATGATGAGGCTGCGATCGCCTCAAAACTTGCGGGAATGCACTTCGATGCGGTGGTTGAGTTTATCGCCTTTAGCCCCGATCAGGTGGAGCGGGATATTCGCCTGTTTACTGGTAAGACGAAGCAGTATCTCTTTATTTCCACCGCCTCCGCTTATCGTAAGCCTCCGGTCCATCATGTGATGACCGAGGCGACCCCTTTGGAGAATCCCTATTGGGACTATTCTGCAAAAAAGATTGCCTGTGAGCGGATTCTTGAGAGGGCGTACCGAGCCTCCGGCTTTCCCGTTACCATTGTCAGACCTTCCCATACCTACAGCAGTCGATGGATTCCCACGGCGTGGAGCTCTTCCGATTTTACCGTTGCCGCCAGAATGCTGGCGGGAAAAGAGGTCATTGTTCATGGCGACGGACAGTCCCTTTGGACCCTCACTCATACCAAAGATTTCGCCGTTGGCTTGGTTGGGCTTCTCGGTAATCCTGCGGCCATTGGTGAGGCCTTTCAGATTACCGGGGATCAGGCTCTTACCTGGGAGGCCATCCACATGGCCGTCGCCGCAGCCCTTGGTGTTGAGGCGAGGATCGTCCATGTACCCTCGGACTTTATCGCTGCGGTCGATCCCGAGATGGGAGCCCATTTCCTCGGCGACAAGGCCTGCTCGGCCCTTTTCGACTGTTCCAAGCTCAAACGTCTTGTGCCCGAGTTTCGAACAACCATCCCCTTTCATCAAGGCGTTCGAGAATCGGTAGCATGGTATCTTGCCGATCCGGCCCGCCAACGTGTAAATGAGCAGATCGATGAGGTAATTGAAAGGGTCCTTAGTGCCTGGCACCGGGGAATGCAGGCAGCGCTTTCCTGATGCAATGTGATAACCATCAAAGGAGCTTTGAGTGCGTTTTCAGGTTGGACTTATAGCCCCTCTTTGGTCATCGGAAAGGATCCTTGAGATAGCCAAAGAGTTTTCTGATGACCTGGAGCTTGTTCCTTTTGTCTTTGAACGGCTGGAGGAAATTGCAGATATTCTCGATGAACATATGGAAGCCTTTCCTTTCTGGCTTCTTTCCGGCCCCTTGCCTTTTGCAGTTGCTAAGCATCATGTAGGCCCTGTTGAAAATCTTGTATATTGCCGAGTGACGGAAACCGGACTTTTGATGGAACTCTTGAAGATGGCATTTGAATGTCATTCATTTCTGGAAAAGTTATCGATTGATTTTATTGATGATGCTGCTGATATTGAAGAGGTGCTGAATGAATTGGGCCTCCCGCGACATGATGTTAAGGTGAAGCGCTATAAGATTCCTGTAGTCGAAGAAGAGATCCTCAAATTTCATCAAGATTTGTGGGAAAGCAAAGCGATACAGTACGTAATAACAACAATCCCTTTTGTATACAAATATCTCAAGCAGAAAGGTGTTCCTGTATACGGGGTGCACTCATCACGGCTTGAAATTCGCCTGTCGCTTGAACTTCTTATAGAAAAAATCCGCGGTTCCTATTTCCGTAATACGCAGTCGAGTTTGGTAATGTTTGAGATAGAAGATTTTGATGCGCTTATTGAGAAGGCCCAAACTCCTTATAAACTTCAGCTTTTAGAATTGAAAATTCGCAATATGCTGCTTATGTACAGTGAGGGAATTGGCGGGTATCTTGTTTATAAGGAAAACGGCCATTATGAAATTTTTGCTTCAAGAGGGCGTATTGAACAAAAAATCAGTGAACTTCAGGATGTAAAAACTTCAATCGCCCTTGACTTGGACAGTACCATTACTATCGGTATTGGATATGGTGAAACTGTTTTTGCTGCCCAGATTAATGCATATAAGGCCTTAAAGCATTCCCGGCAGGGGAGACACATTGTTGTTGTAGAAGATGGGCGTGAAATCATCGAATATGATAATGAGGCTGGAACGTTGCAGTATGGTACCTCATCCGATGATGAGGTACTGAATCGTCGTCTGCGTGAAGCAAAGGTCAGTATCAGGACATATAGAAAAATACAAGCTTATTCCCGTAACTTAAGTCCTGCTGGTTTTTCTGCGGCTGAAATAGCGCAGCAGATGGGAGTAACCAATCGTAATGTTCGTCGCATATTGGCCGGTCTTTTCCGTGTTGGCCTCGTTAAGGCTATAGGTGAAGAGAGTATTGGGGCCAGTGGTCGTCCTGGACGGATTTATCAATTTGTAGCGATCGATCAATCTCTTTCATAGTATCTTCAGGTAGAAAAATGTGGACAGGATGGATAGTGTATGGTATAAATTACGGTATAATTAAGGAATAGTTCCTTAATTATACCGATGATAATGCGCATATGCGAGAAAGGAACACACAAAGATGGCAAGTGAGACGCAACAAGTGGAGACGGATATTTCGGCCCTATTTTTCGAGGCCGTTGAATGGAGAAGAAGTTTACATCGCCACCCTCAATCGGGGTGGTTGGAATTTTATGCTACGGGCTTTGTTGCAAAAAAGCTTGAATCTTGGGGGTATCAGGTTTTGTTGGGTGATAAGATAATTGACCCTCATTCGCGTTTGTTTTTGCCTGCTCCCGAAACCATGGATGAGGCGTATGGGAATGCCCTTTCTGCTGGTATTGATGAACAGTATATTCGTCCTGCCAAAGGAGGGCTGACCGGTGTTGTCGGTATTATTCAGGGAAAACAACCTGGTCCTGTGATTGCATATCGGTTTGATATTGATTCCTTAGAAATAACAGAAACAAGCAATCCTGAACTGGCAGCTAACAAAGAGGGTTTTGTCTCTTGCTATAGAGGATATGCACACATGTGTGGCCATGATGCAAATACGGCAACAGGACTTCTATTAGCAAAATATCTCTCACAAAGAGTCGACTCATTATGCGGTACCGTTAAATTGATTTTTCAGCCGGATGAGGAACGGCTATCGGGTGCTAAATCCATGGTTGCCGCAGGTGTTGTCGACGATGTTGATTATTTAATGGCCGGGCATATTGCGGCAACCATGGCTGAAACTGGAGCTGTTGCTTTTCATGTTTCAAATATGCTGTCGGTATCACGTTCTGAAATCACCTTTCACGGTGCATCGGCCCATTCTACAGGAAGACCGGATCTCGGTAAAAACGCAATCCTCGGAGCCTGTAGTGCCGCTTTGAATCTTCACACCATTGCCAGACACGGAAATGGCCTTTCTGTAGTCCATGTCGGTAAGATTACCGGTGGCGACAGCTGGAATAATGTAGCGGACCGCGCCTCATTGTGGATAGAAGTCCGGGCAGCAAGTTCCGATATTGATGCGTATCTTCAACGGAGAGTACAGCGAGTCTTGGAGGGGGCAGCCGAAAGCTATGATTTGCATGTGGAGAGTCGATTGGTTGTGAGTTCTGAAGCGGGCCATAACTCTCCTGAGCTGATAGAGCTTGGAAAGCGGGCAATCGATGGGCTTTCTTGTGTAACTGCTGTTCCTACGGCGCAGGTCAATGCTTCTGAAGATTTTGTGGCAATGGCAAACATTGTCCGGAGGCGGGGAGGGCAGGCCATGTATATGCTTCATGGGAGTCCTGTGGGAGGAGGCCTCCATAGTGATTCGCTCGAAATTGATGAAAAGGTAATTCGCAATGCTGCAGTCACATATGCGGCGATCTACGAAGCGCTTACAAAATTTACTATATAGAAGAATTACAACATTATAGGAGGTTTGCATGAAAGGAGGCAAAGGTACAGATTCAGGAGCATTGGGCGGTTTTTTCGCAGTTGTAAAAGACAGCCGGCTCATACTATCTGTCGTTGGTATCGTTGTTGTATCGGAATTGATAGGAATTGTCAAAATCCCTTTAGGTGCTTCTCTGTCAATAGCACTGTTTCCGATGCTTTATGCCATGGTTTTGGGAATGTTTTCTTATTTTTTGAAAGTGGTGAAAAAAGAACAGAGCCAAAAAGCAGAGAACATGATTTTGTTAGCGATCCTTCCTTTGATAGCGAAACTTGGTATGTCTATTGGACCATCCCTTTCTAAGCTATCGGATATGGGGCTTGCTATCTTGCTTCAGGAATTCGGCCATGTCGGTTCAATTCTTATTGCTCTACCTATTGGTCTTTTGTTTGGGTTTCGCCGTGAATTAGTGGGAATGACCCACTCTATTGGCCGGGAGGCAAATGTATCACTTATTGCCGAACGTTACGGTATCGATTCGGATGAGGGAAGAGGCGTTATGACCATTTACATTGTCGGAACCTTGTTGGGAACCCTGTTTTATGGATTGATGGTTCCCGTTTTTGTAAAAATGATTCCCTCTCTCCATGTTGAAGCGTGGGCACTTGCATCCGGGGTTGGTAGCGGCAGTATGATGGCTGCTTCCAGTGGGGCCCTTAGCACCGTTTTTCCCGATCGTGCCAAAGATATCTTGGCCTATGCTGGGGCCAGCCAGGTCCTAACGACTGCAACGGGATTGTATATGTCAATTTTTATTTTTTTACCTCTTACCAACCGCCTCTATGCGTGGTTGTCGCCTATTATCGGAAAGAAAAAAGATGAGGAGAAAACATATGAGTGATTCCGCTTATTCTCTGAGGTTTGTTTCAACGTTTTGTATCTTGCTGGTTGTTTCTCTTCTGATCATGTTGGGAATTGGAGTTGGCTATCATACCTCTCCTCTGGAAGTGATACCGGGGCTGCTTCTCTTTTCGTTTCTCTCTCTTGGTGGACTTCTTCTTGCCGATATCGTTCCTATTCCCTTTCCCGCTGTCGGGTGGGTGGCTGTTTTAGGGGTCATCTTTTCTGTTCCAGGTCTTCTTCCCTGGACCAATTCTTTTATTGACTATGCAAACAGGATTCCTTTTCTTGCTACCGCCACCCCTCCATTAGCTTTTGCAGGGATAGCGGTGGGCAAAGATTGGAGTAAATTCAAAAAGGTCGGCTGGAAGGGACTATTTGTTGTTTTTCTCGTATTTTCCGGTACATTCGTGGGGTCCGCTCTGGTTGCGGAATTTCTGCTTCGTCTGACAAAAGCTATATAGAAAATTCTTTTTTGCAGTGTATTTCGCTTCTTTCATGAGCCGCAGCAGGACTGCGGCTTTTATTCTTTGTTACAAATAAACTTCCACACTTTCTCCCGCCTTAAGCTCCACCGCTTTTTCAGGCAGTAGGAGTTGTATCGGTTTTCCCTTGCCTTTATGTTCGAAACGGGCCTGCTTTTTTCCCACAGTAACTTCGATTCTGTTACCATGGTAATAAAAGGGGAACGAGAGCTTTTTCCACACTTCAGGTAAGGCAGGTTCAAAGCGGATTCCCCCTTCGTAAGCCTCTACGCCGGCAAAGCCCTGGATTGCCATCTGGCGGGCGATGCCGCATGCTGCGGTATGAATACCGCCGATGAAGGTCCCGCCGCTTATGGCCGGCTTGGAATTGTAGAGGTCGATGAGCCCTGCCTCGAGAAAATAACGGTAGGCCTCATCGGCGAAACCGAGGCGGGCGGCGACAATGGCATGGACTGCCGGACTCAGGGATGAGCGGTGTTGTGTCCGTTTTTCATAATAGCGATAGTTGCGACGCATTGTCTCTTTATCGTACAGGTGGGGGTACTGGTAAAAAAGCTGTATCACATCGGCCTGCTTGATCACCTGGGTTTCGAAGGCAATGCCGTTTGGCCAGCCCCAGTACTCATTACTGTCTTTCAGGCGTCCGGCAAGCTCGGAGGGCGCTATATCCTCCAAATCAAAATAGCCGTCGAATTGAGGAAGTAACCCCGTCGTTGGATCTATGCCAGGAATGAAGAGTTTGTCGGCGATGTCCTTCCAGAGTGCGATTTCTTGTTCTTCAAGTTGTAGTAGCGATGTGAGCTCCTCAAGGCGCTTTGGCTGCTCTCGTTTCAAGCGTTGCAGAGTTTCAAGGGCCTCGGTAAGTGCAAAACGACACTGGACGTTGGTAAAGAGGTTGTTGTTTGCATTCTCATGGTACTCGTCGGGACCTAGTACCTGGTGGATCTCATAGCGGCCCTTGCGGGGAAGCCAGACCACCCTGCTGGCGATAAACCTGGCAACTTCAAAGAGGATTTCCGCCCCCTCTCCAACAGTGAAAGCGTGATCGTCGGTGGCAATGCGGTAGCTTCGTATGGCATAAGCAATATCTGGACTTATGTGAATTTGCCAGTCGTTGAAGTGGTTCCTGATTTTCCTTCCTGTCAGCACATCTTTGAAAAAATAGTCGGGACAAAGCTCGTCCCCGCTGTCCCCGCTGATCCAGGCGTAAAAGGCCCCCTCGAAACCGAGTCGGGCCGCCTTGCGCCTTGCTCCGTCCAAGGTTTTGTAGCGGTAGATTAAAAGCCGTCGCGCGGTTTCCGGCTGGGCGTAGAGGTGTCCGGGGAGGTTGAATATCTCCTGGTCCCAAAATGCCGCCCCCTGATATGCCTGGCAGGAGAGTCCTCTTGCTCCGATGGGAAGATGGTCACTATGGGCGGGGGTGGCAATGACGTTATGATAGGTATTGAAGTTGAGTATGCCCCAGGCATCATCATCGCTATCGACGGAAACAGTGTAACGCTCCCAGATTTTTTTCCAGCAGGCCTCGTGTTCCTCTCGTATGGCATCAAAACCTTGCTCTAAAAACTGTTTTGCATCTTCTTCCGCCTCTTCCTGGGGAGTGGGGAGATCCCGGGAAGAGTAGATACTTACACCTACATCGATGGTTACGCTTTCGCCTGCCCTGAGGTCGAGGTGAAAAGGGCGCAGCATGATGCCTTCTTGTATCGTAAAATTGGTCCCTTCCTTTGGTTTTGTTCCATTCAGAAGAAGTGCCTGGCGGAGGGCTATATCGATACCGGACTGGCCTGTTCTCATATCGATGCCTGGGCCAGCGTTTGTAGCCCTTTGCGCCTTTGCAAGGGTTGCAAAGTGATTGCCATTGAGGCTCCACACATCGGTATCGATACCGACAACCGCGATTATGGAACAATCGGTATCTGCGGAGAGAACTATGCGCTGAGCAAGGAGATGGATGCCGCTGATATTTGCCAGCCGAGTGAAGGAGCAGGTCATGCGCCCGCTTTCGGGAAGGTCGAAATCCATGGAACCTGATAGCAGTGCCTTTTCCAAATCAAGACGTAGGAAGCTTTTTGCCTCGGGAGCAGTTGAGGTTTGTAAGGCTTTTCCTTCTGCATTCTCTACCCGAAAATAGAGGCCGTTTGGTATAGAAGAGAGTTCGCTCCAGGTACCATCAGCGTTGTCCCAGGTATCCTCGACCACACAGGCAACATATGATTCTTTTCGCCAATGGGGAAAGGTTCCCCGGTAGCCGAGATATCCGTTTGCACAGAGGAAGTTGCTACCCATTGCAACGACTCCTTCCTCATTGTGTACACCCTGTTCGAGTAGCCAAGGACCTGCGAAGTGGGGCGAGCTCTTCATTATTTACTCCTTTCGATATATGAGTTTTCGTAGTATAATTGGTTATGCAACCGTGTGCAAGGACGCTTTTTTCGATTATTGCTGCAAATGAAACGTTTTTTTCGCTATACTGACGAAGTTTTTATCAGGAGCTGGAAGATGGAGAAAGAGCACAAACCGGTAACAATTAAAGATATTGCGAGAATCGCCGGTGTTAGCCATTCGACGGTGTCGCGAAGCCTTAACAATAGTTCTCTCATTTCTCAGGCCACAAAGCAACGTATACAGAAAATCGCCAAAGAATTGAATTTTGTTTTCGATTCAAGTGCCCGCAGTCTTTCTACCGGAAGAACGGGAAGCGTTGCGGTAATTTTCCCCGAACTCTTTGATTATTTCGGAAATTCGCTGTACATGGGGATGTTGATTCAAGGGGTTCGGCATGGTTTCGATCGTTTTTCCATCGACAGCATCGCCACTTTTGCCAAGAACGAATACACCGGTGAAAGTAATATAAGAAGACTTATCAGTCGGCGAAAGATTGATGGCCTGTTAATTGTCCATCCCGAGATTGACCCCGGAGATTGGGAATATATCGAAAAATCGGGGATTCCCTTTGTTGTACTTCACTTTAAACCGAGAAGCTATGATTATTCTCACATGAATTATCTTTTTACCGATCACGTCTATGGTGGCGAACTTGCAACGCGTAGACTGATTGAATCGGGGTGCCGAAAAATTCTCTGCCTCAGTGAAGATTCTGTCGAACCGCAGTTTCAAGAGCGTACTGATGGGTATAAACGTGCTCTTGCCGAGGCAGGAATCCCTTTTGATGCTCGACTTGTGAAAAAAGGAATGGTTTCATTCGAATTTGGGTATCGCACGATACTTGAGATGCAAGATCGCCTGCATGAAATTGACGGTATCTTTGCCGAGGCGGATCTTGTTGCCATCGGCTGTATTGAGGCGTTGAAAGGCCTTAGTGTTTCTATTCCTGGTGATATACCGGTTATCGGCTACGATGATACTGAGCTCGGTGCGGTTTTTCATCCACCGCTCACTACTATTCATCAGCCTCGGGAGGAGCATGCAGGACTTGCTTGTGCTCGTCTTGTAGAGTTAATTGAAGGAGCGGGGGATCCGCCTATGCAGCTTATTGTCAAGCCGCAGTTGATTGAGCGGGAGAGCTGCCCATAGTGTCCGGAATCGTGGTGATTCCTTTACCTTTAAGCCCAGGCATAAGAGGGCAGATAGTCAATCGTCCTTTTTTGTATCGTTCTTACTATAAGTAACTACGAGAAAAGGAGATTTTATTCATTTTCCACCACGATTCCGGACAGTCGTTGACTTTACCAAATCATAGAATTTTGGTAAGAAATCATCATGACCAATACACACAACGATGCTGTGGTTATCGCTCTCAGTGGCGGTGTCGATTCCAGCGTTGCCGCCTGGATGCTATCCAGGCAGTCAGGCAGGATCTTCGGTGCCACCCATTACATCCAGGATGACTCTCCCTGCTGCAATACCAAGACGATTTATCGGGCCCGGGTAATCTGCAGGGACCTCGGTATTCCTTATCGCCTGCTGGATATGCGAAGCTCCTTCCGGCAAAGTGTCGTTGATCCCTTTGTGGAAACGTATCGCCGTGCAGAGACCCCAAATCCCTGCGTTCGCTGTAATGAACGGCTTCGTTTCGGTGATTTTTATCATCAGGTTCGCAGGCTTCTCGTCGAAGAGGGGGCTCTTCGTGAAACTGAGAGGCCGCGTATCGCCACTGGCCACTATGCCCGAACCGCGGTGGTGGACGGGGTTTCCTATATTCGCAAAGGGGTTGATCCCTCCAAGGACCAGTCTTATATGCTTTACCGAATTCCAAGGGATGTTCTTCCCTATGTCTGTTTTCCCCTTGGTGAATATACAAAAAAAGAGGTGGTGGAGATTGCCCTCCGTGAAAATCTCCCGACCAAGAGCATAAAGGAGAGTCAGGACATCTGTTTTGCCGACGGTGGCTATATTGATTTCCTTCGCCATCGTCTTGGAACCGAATTTGTTGATCGTCCGGGGGATCTTGTGGATAATTCCGGCAAGCGGCTGGGGCAGCATCGCGGCTACCTGCATTACACCATTGGTCAACGCCAAGGGCTTGGCCTTGGGGATGGGCCTTGGTATGTTTCGCAAATTGATGGTGATGCCAATAGGGTTGTTGTCGCCCGTAAAGGGGAGTTCGGTACCCAACGTTTTAGCCTTTCCGAGGTGATCTGGGATCTCCCTGATGCTCCTCCTTTCGAATGCATGGTTAAAATACGCTATAACTCAGGAGAAGTCCCCTGCCGGGTTGAGGGATTGCCCGAATCCGGTTCACTTCTGGTTGAACTGGAAGAGCCGGCCTCTGTCACTCCCGGCCAGTCAGCCGTCTTTTATCGGGATGATTTGGTGATTGGCGGCGGAATCATCGACCGATAGGCCTCTTTCCCCCTTTACATCCTGCCGGTAAAAATTATAGTTATGTGCAAACATATTTTCATTTTTACGGACAGGTTTAATATATGGACGGAAAAACACTGGTAATTGTCGAGTCTCCAACGAAAGCACGCACGATAAAACGCTTTCTTCCGAAGAATTTCATTGTTGAAGCAAGCGTCGGTCATGTTCGTGATCTTCCTCAATCAGCCTCAGATATTCCAAAAGAGTTAAAGAAGGAGGAATGGGGTCGCCTCGGTATCGATATCGATAATCAATTCCGTCCCTTATATGTCATTCCCCGGGGGAAGGGTAAGATTATCCGCGAGCTAAAGAAACGGATCAAAGAGGTTGATCTCGTGCTGCTTGCCACTGATGAAGATCGTGAGGGAGAGAGCATATCGTGGCATCTTACCGAGGTGCTGCAACCCAAGGTGCCGGTGAAACGCATGGTTTTTCATGAGATTACCAAAAAGGCGATTGAACGGGCATTGGAGAATGAACGCGCTATCGACATGGACCTGGTCAATGCCCAGGAAACTCGACGTATTCTCGATCGTCTCTACGGTTATACCCTAAGTCCCCTTATCTGGAAGAAAATTGCCTATGGTCTTTCTGCCGGTCGGGTTCAGAGCCCCGGCCTGCGTCTCATTGTTCAAAGGGAACGGGAACGAATTTCCTTTGTGAAGTCTGTATATTGGGATATAAAGGCTGAACTCTTTCCTGAGGATGAAAAGAAGAGTTTCGAGGCGAAACTTGAATCCCTCGACGGCAGCAGAATTGCCGGGGGTAAAGACTTCGATCCTGCCACTGGTAAGCTGCTGCCAAATAAAAAGAATGTTGTCGTTGTTGATGAAGCCACTGCCCGAAGCCTGGAAAAGGAGCTTGCCGATGTCCGGTGGGCCGTCTCCGAGCTCTCGGAGAAGCATTCCAAGACACGGCCTGCACCTCCCTTTATCACCAGTACCCTTCAGCAGGAGGGAAACCGGAAACTGCGAATGTCGGCACGGGAGACCATGCGCACCGCTCAGAGGCTCTATGAGCAGGGCTTTATCACCTACATGAGAACCGACTCTCCGACCCTTAGCGCCGAGGCCCTTCAGGGGGCTCGTAGTGCGGTTCAGGAGCTTTATGGGAAGGAGTATCTCTCTGAAGCCCCCCGTCAGTATGCTGCAAAATCCAAGGGGGCGCAGGAGGCTCATGAGGCAATTCGTCCGGCTGGAGAGCGTTTCCGTCATCCCGATGAAACGGCTCTTTCCGGCAGGGAAAAATCCCTGTACACCTTGATTTGGAAACGGACCCTTGCCAGTCAGATGGCCGAGGCACGAAAGGTCTCTGTCACTGCAAAGATCGATGCCGGACGGACGCGGTTTTCGGCAACAGGAACGAGAATCGAGTTTCCCGGATTTATCCGCGTCTACGTAGAGGGCAAGGATGACCCCGAAGCGGCTCTCGACGACAAAGAGACGTTTCTTCCTCCTCTGGCCGAGGGACAGGAACTTAGCCTGAAGGGGCTTGAAAGTCTTGTCCATGAGACCAAGCCCCCAGCCCGCTTTACCGAAGCCACCCTGGTGCGGGAGCTTGAAAGTCTTGGGATCGGCCGTCCTTCTACCTATGCTACCATCATCAACACCCTATTTGAGCGACAATATGTGCGTAAGCAGGGAAATGCACTGGTTCCCACCTTTACCGGTTTTGCCGTTGTGCAGCTCCTTGAGCGCCATTTCCAGGAAATGATCGAATATAGCTTTACAAGCGACATGGAAGCTGCTCTCGACCAGATTGCCGTGGGAAAGCGGAATCGACTTGAGTACCTGACTTCCTTTTATTTGGGAGATTCCGGACTAAAAGCGCGGGTCGAGCATCGTGAAAAGGCGATTAAACCCGAGGAGTCGCGTACCATCGACTTGCCGCATATCACGGAGGGCATCAAGGTCGGTAAATATGGCCCCTACCTTGTGCAGCACCATGATGGTGAAGAGGTCCATGCCTCCATTCCGGAAGATATCGCTCCTGCGGATCTCCGTGAAGAGGAGATCCAGGAGTTGATTCGGGCCCAGAAAAACGGACCGGAACCCCTTGGCAGCGACCCTGAAAGCGGTGAACCTGTCTACTGCCTGACCGGTAGGTACGGCCCTTATGTCCAGCTTGGTGAAAAGAGTGACGACAATCCCAAGCCTAGACGTGCTGCCGTTCCCAAAGGGCTAAAGCCTTCGGAGGTCACGCTTGAGCTTGCTATCCAGCGCCTGAGTCTTCCTCGGGCACTGGGTATCAACCCGGCAACCGGCAAAGAGGTTTTGGTGAACGACGGTCGCTTCGGACCCTATGTCCTCCATGACGGAGAATTCCGTTCGTTGAAGAAAGATGACGATCTTTTTACGATAGGCCTCGATCGGGCCCTCGAGATTCTTGCCGAACCGAAGCGAGGTAGGGGGGGCGTTTCCGTTCTGAAGGATTTTGGAGCCATTGCTGATGGAGGGCGCAAGGTTGCCGTATACGACGGAAAGTACGGACCGTATATTAAATGCGGTGCAAAGAACATTCGTCTTCCGGATGACAAACGAGAGACGGAGGCGATCGAAAAACTTTCTTCGGAAGAGGTCCTTGAAATTATCAATACGGCTTCTAAGGCCAAGGGAAAGAAGTAAGATCAGAAATGTTCTGCCAGCCAGATGGAGATGGCGGCGAAGACCTTTTGTTTTTCCGGTTCGTTGAGAATCTCGTGGTATAAGCCGTCGAAAATTTCCAGTCTCTTGTCTGTTGATCCCAGGCCCTTAAGCAGCAATGTGCTGCATCCGGGGGCAACGATTCTATCTGCACTTCCGTGCATAATAAGGGCAGGCACCTTAACTCGCGCTAGTTTCTCCGCACTCGTTAGTTTGGATATCCTTAACATTTCCCTGCCCATCCGCGCCTTCATGGGACCGGTATAGACCAATGGATCCGCCACATAGGCCTCTACGACGCGAGTGTCTCTGCTGATTCCTGCCGTATCGAAAGGGCGTACACCCATATTCGGTGCCAAAGTTGCAAGCACCTTTGCACCCCACCGCAGGGGAAGGGAGACCCCTGCCTCGTTGCGTATTGCAGCGCCGGAGAGAATAAGTGCATCGATCTTGTCGGGGTGACGGCAGGCAAAGGCCGTTGCAATGGCACCTCCCATGCTGTGTCCGAGTAGAATAACAGGAAGCCCGGGCGTTTTCTTCTCCTGAGATTGTATGACCAACATCAGGTCGTCGAGGTAGCGTTCAAAATGAGGAATATCCGCCCGTCTCCCGCCTGATTGTCCGTGTCCGTAATGGTCAAAGGCTACAACCTTGAAACCGGATGAGGTGAGCACTTCGGCAAGTCCCCGGTATCGTCCCGAATGCTCGGCATAGCCGTGGGAAATAAAAATAGTCCCCTTCGGGGCCCTCTGTTTGAAGGCCTCGGCCGACCATACGCGGAGGAATCGTTTCCCTCCGTCGAAGCCCTGCATCGATTCATTATGTTCTGTCATATTGCGTTTTCCTCTTTCAGAAAAGTATTCAGGGCTTTGCCGAAAAGGTCAAGAAGGAATAGTATTGGGTTCTAATAAGTAGACAAATAAATAATAGAATTGAAAATAATTTTATA
Coding sequences:
- a CDS encoding LacI family DNA-binding transcriptional regulator, whose translation is MEKEHKPVTIKDIARIAGVSHSTVSRSLNNSSLISQATKQRIQKIAKELNFVFDSSARSLSTGRTGSVAVIFPELFDYFGNSLYMGMLIQGVRHGFDRFSIDSIATFAKNEYTGESNIRRLISRRKIDGLLIVHPEIDPGDWEYIEKSGIPFVVLHFKPRSYDYSHMNYLFTDHVYGGELATRRLIESGCRKILCLSEDSVEPQFQERTDGYKRALAEAGIPFDARLVKKGMVSFEFGYRTILEMQDRLHEIDGIFAEADLVAIGCIEALKGLSVSIPGDIPVIGYDDTELGAVFHPPLTTIHQPREEHAGLACARLVELIEGAGDPPMQLIVKPQLIERESCP
- the mnmA gene encoding tRNA 2-thiouridine(34) synthase MnmA gives rise to the protein MTNTHNDAVVIALSGGVDSSVAAWMLSRQSGRIFGATHYIQDDSPCCNTKTIYRARVICRDLGIPYRLLDMRSSFRQSVVDPFVETYRRAETPNPCVRCNERLRFGDFYHQVRRLLVEEGALRETERPRIATGHYARTAVVDGVSYIRKGVDPSKDQSYMLYRIPRDVLPYVCFPLGEYTKKEVVEIALRENLPTKSIKESQDICFADGGYIDFLRHRLGTEFVDRPGDLVDNSGKRLGQHRGYLHYTIGQRQGLGLGDGPWYVSQIDGDANRVVVARKGEFGTQRFSLSEVIWDLPDAPPFECMVKIRYNSGEVPCRVEGLPESGSLLVELEEPASVTPGQSAVFYRDDLVIGGGIIDR
- the topA gene encoding type I DNA topoisomerase, with product MDGKTLVIVESPTKARTIKRFLPKNFIVEASVGHVRDLPQSASDIPKELKKEEWGRLGIDIDNQFRPLYVIPRGKGKIIRELKKRIKEVDLVLLATDEDREGESISWHLTEVLQPKVPVKRMVFHEITKKAIERALENERAIDMDLVNAQETRRILDRLYGYTLSPLIWKKIAYGLSAGRVQSPGLRLIVQRERERISFVKSVYWDIKAELFPEDEKKSFEAKLESLDGSRIAGGKDFDPATGKLLPNKKNVVVVDEATARSLEKELADVRWAVSELSEKHSKTRPAPPFITSTLQQEGNRKLRMSARETMRTAQRLYEQGFITYMRTDSPTLSAEALQGARSAVQELYGKEYLSEAPRQYAAKSKGAQEAHEAIRPAGERFRHPDETALSGREKSLYTLIWKRTLASQMAEARKVSVTAKIDAGRTRFSATGTRIEFPGFIRVYVEGKDDPEAALDDKETFLPPLAEGQELSLKGLESLVHETKPPARFTEATLVRELESLGIGRPSTYATIINTLFERQYVRKQGNALVPTFTGFAVVQLLERHFQEMIEYSFTSDMEAALDQIAVGKRNRLEYLTSFYLGDSGLKARVEHREKAIKPEESRTIDLPHITEGIKVGKYGPYLVQHHDGEEVHASIPEDIAPADLREEEIQELIRAQKNGPEPLGSDPESGEPVYCLTGRYGPYVQLGEKSDDNPKPRRAAVPKGLKPSEVTLELAIQRLSLPRALGINPATGKEVLVNDGRFGPYVLHDGEFRSLKKDDDLFTIGLDRALEILAEPKRGRGGVSVLKDFGAIADGGRKVAVYDGKYGPYIKCGAKNIRLPDDKRETEAIEKLSSEEVLEIINTASKAKGKK
- a CDS encoding alpha/beta hydrolase, whose product is MTEHNESMQGFDGGKRFLRVWSAEAFKQRAPKGTIFISHGYAEHSGRYRGLAEVLTSSGFKVVAFDHYGHGQSGGRRADIPHFERYLDDLMLVIQSQEKKTPGLPVILLGHSMGGAIATAFACRHPDKIDALILSGAAIRNEAGVSLPLRWGAKVLATLAPNMGVRPFDTAGISRDTRVVEAYVADPLVYTGPMKARMGREMLRISKLTSAEKLARVKVPALIMHGSADRIVAPGCSTLLLKGLGSTDKRLEIFDGLYHEILNEPEKQKVFAAISIWLAEHF